The following coding sequences are from one Gossypium hirsutum isolate 1008001.06 chromosome A12, Gossypium_hirsutum_v2.1, whole genome shotgun sequence window:
- the LOC107948173 gene encoding E3 ubiquitin-protein ligase SINAT3 isoform X1 — protein MESDSIDCMASSDVMDDDEIHHHQLSSSLSKTHSNNGNSNNSTLSSAVHASTTSVHELLECPVCTNSMYPPIHQCHNGHTLCSTCKTRVHNRCPTCRQELGDIRCLALEKVAESLELPCKYMSLGCPEIFPYYSKLKHEALCNFRPYSCPYAGSECAVVGDIPFLVTHLRDDHKVDMHSGCTFNHRYVKSNPQEVENAIWMLTVFHCFGQYFCLHFEAFQLGVAPVYMAFLRFMGDEIEARNYSYSLEVGGNGRKLTWEGTPRSIRDSHRKVRDSHDGLIIQRNMALFFSGGDRKELKLRVTGRIWKEQQNPEGGACIPNLCS, from the exons ATGGAATCAGATAGTATTGATTGTATGGCATCATCGGATGTGATGGATGATGATGAGATCCATCATCATCAGTTATCTTCTTCATTGTCAAAGACCCACAGCAACAATGGGAACAGCAACAACAGTACCTTGTCATCAGCTGTTCATGCAAGCACTACTAGTGTCCATGAACTCCTTGAATGCCCTGTTTGTACCAATTCTATGTACCCTCCTATTCATCAG TGCCACAATGGGCATACTCTCTGTTCAACTTGTAAAACGAGGGTACACAATCGATGCCCCACTTGTAGACAAGAGCTCGGTGATATTAGGTGTCTAGCACTAGAGAAGGTGGCTGAATCACTTGAATTACCTTGCAAATATATGTCACTTGGATGCCCTGAGATCTTTCCCTACTATAGTAAACTCAAGCATGAGGCTCTATGCAACTTCAGGCCGTATAGTTGCCCATATGCTGGATCGGAATGTGCTGTTGTTGGTGATATTCCATTCCTTGTTACACATCTAAGGGATGACCACAAGGTGGACATGCATTCTGGATGCACGTTTAACCATCGATATGTGAAGTCTAATCCTCAAGAAGTAGAAAATGCAATATGGATGCTAACT GTATTTCATTGTTTTGGTCAATACTTCTGTCTCCATTTTGAAGCCTTCCAGCTCGGAGTGGCTCCTGTTTACATGGCATTCCTTCGTTTCATGGGCGATGAGATTGAAGCTCGCAACTACAGTTATAGCCTAGAAGTTGGAGGGAATGGTAGGAAACTCACTTGGGAAGGCACCCCGAGAAGCATAAGAGATAGCCACCGAAAGGTTCGGGATAGCCACGATGGCCTTATTATACAGCGTAACATGGCGCTTTTCTTCTCTGGAGGGGATAGAAAAGAGTTGAAACTACGAGTAACGGGGCGGATATGGAAAGAACAACAAAACCCGGAAGGTGGTGCCTGTATACCCAACCTTTGTAGTTAA
- the LOC107948173 gene encoding E3 ubiquitin-protein ligase SINAT3 isoform X2, producing the protein MESDSIDCMASSDVMDDDEIHHHQLSSSLSKTHSNNGNSNNSTLSSAVHASTTSVHELLECPVCTNSMYPPIHQVFHCFGQYFCLHFEAFQLGVAPVYMAFLRFMGDEIEARNYSYSLEVGGNGRKLTWEGTPRSIRDSHRKVRDSHDGLIIQRNMALFFSGGDRKELKLRVTGRIWKEQQNPEGGACIPNLCS; encoded by the exons ATGGAATCAGATAGTATTGATTGTATGGCATCATCGGATGTGATGGATGATGATGAGATCCATCATCATCAGTTATCTTCTTCATTGTCAAAGACCCACAGCAACAATGGGAACAGCAACAACAGTACCTTGTCATCAGCTGTTCATGCAAGCACTACTAGTGTCCATGAACTCCTTGAATGCCCTGTTTGTACCAATTCTATGTACCCTCCTATTCATCAG GTATTTCATTGTTTTGGTCAATACTTCTGTCTCCATTTTGAAGCCTTCCAGCTCGGAGTGGCTCCTGTTTACATGGCATTCCTTCGTTTCATGGGCGATGAGATTGAAGCTCGCAACTACAGTTATAGCCTAGAAGTTGGAGGGAATGGTAGGAAACTCACTTGGGAAGGCACCCCGAGAAGCATAAGAGATAGCCACCGAAAGGTTCGGGATAGCCACGATGGCCTTATTATACAGCGTAACATGGCGCTTTTCTTCTCTGGAGGGGATAGAAAAGAGTTGAAACTACGAGTAACGGGGCGGATATGGAAAGAACAACAAAACCCGGAAGGTGGTGCCTGTATACCCAACCTTTGTAGTTAA